One segment of Tenrec ecaudatus isolate mTenEca1 chromosome 1, mTenEca1.hap1, whole genome shotgun sequence DNA contains the following:
- the SRM gene encoding spermidine synthase, with protein MESSPASPAAPGPAAIREGWFRETCSLWPGQALSLQVEQLLHHQRSRYQDILVFRSKTYGNVLVLDGVIQCTERDEFSYQEMIANLPLCSHPNPRKVLIIGGGDGGVLREVVKHPSVEAVVQCEIDEDVIQVSKKFLPGMAVGYSSPKLTLHVGDGFEFMKQNQDAFDVIITDSSDPMGPAESLFKESYYQLMKTALKEDGILCCQGECQWLHLDLIKEMRQFCKSLFPVVAYAYCTIPTYPGGQIGFMLCSKNPSTDFRAPVQPLTQAQVEQRQLKYYNADVHRAAFVLPEFARKALNDVS; from the exons atgGAGTCCAGCCCGGCCAGCCCCGCCGCCCCCGGCCCCGCTGCTATCCGCGAGGGCTGGTTCCGCGAGACCTGCAGCCTGTGGCCCGGCCAGGCCCTGTCGCTGCAGGTGGAGCAGCTGCTGCACCACCAGCGCTCGCGGTACCAGGACATCCTTGTCTTCCGCAG TAAGACCTACGGCAACGTGCTGGTGCTGGACGGCGTCATCCAGTGCACGGAGAGGGACGAGTTCTCCTACCAGGAGATGATCGCCAACCTGCCCCTCTGCAGCCACCCCAACCCACGCAAG GTGCTGATCatcgggggtggggatggaggcgtCCTGCGGGAAGTCGTGAAGCACCCCTCCGTGGAGGCCGTGGTCCAGTGTGAGATTGACGAG GATGTCATCCAGGTCTCTAAGAAGTTCCTACCGGGCATGGCTGTGGGCTACTCCAGCCCGAAACTGACCCTCCACGTCGGCGACGGTTTCGAGTTCATGAAGCAGAACCAGGATGCCTTTGACGTCATCATCACGGACTCCTCGGACCCCATGG GCCCTGCAGAGAGCCTCTTCAAGGAGTCCTACTACCAGCTCATGAAGACGGCGCTCAAGGAGGACGGCATTCTCTGTTGCCAAG GCGAGTGCCAGTGGCTGCACCTGGACTTGATCAAGGAGATGCGGCAGTTCTGTAAGTCCCTCTTCCCCGTGGTGGCGTACGCCTACTGCACCATCCCCACCTACCCCGGCGGCCAGATCGGCTTCATGCTGTGCAGCAAGAACCCCAGCACCGACTTCCGGGCGCCCGTGCAGCCGCTGACGCAGGCGCAGGTGGAGCAGCGGCAGCTGAAGTACTACAACGCGGACGTGCACCGCGCAGCCTTCGTGCTGCCCGAGTTTGCCCGCAAG GCCCTGAATGATGTGAGCTGA